Proteins encoded in a region of the Pseudomonadota bacterium genome:
- a CDS encoding amidase, whose product MTGDLHFLTVAEASKRIGQGKLTPIELAEAYLDRIARLDKRLNSFVLLLVEPARRAARKATSEIKAGRRLGKLHGIPIGLKDIYSTKGIRTTAHSKLLIDNVPKADATVTAKLAQSGMVLMGKLATHEFATGGPAFDLPFPPARNPWNTECFTGGSSSGSGAAVAAGLLPVAMGSDTSGSIRGPSAFCGVAGLKPTYGLVSRAGVVPLAFSLDHCGPLAWTVEDCALIMDAIAGHDPADPASARRAVPRATSGLKGGVAGMRIGVVRHFYEMDMEATPEARQAIEGGLKVLKRLGAKLVEVKLPPLSDWDAVCRVILQAEAFAIHEQDLKTRPQDYAKVTRERLVSGAMLRAVDYIQALRRRAELVAIYADAMRKLDALVTGCSGTPAPRIADLVKLPSFGVRGKLIMSPFNVTGAPALSVCCGYSKDGLPLSMQIAGQPFEDATVLRVGHAYENATEWRSVRPKL is encoded by the coding sequence ATGACCGGCGATTTGCATTTCCTCACCGTTGCCGAAGCGAGCAAGCGGATCGGGCAAGGCAAGCTCACGCCGATCGAGCTCGCCGAGGCGTATTTGGACCGCATCGCGCGCTTGGACAAGCGGCTGAACAGCTTCGTGCTGCTCTTGGTAGAGCCGGCGCGGCGCGCGGCGCGGAAGGCCACCAGCGAGATCAAGGCGGGACGGCGCCTCGGCAAGCTGCACGGCATCCCGATCGGGCTCAAGGATATCTATTCAACGAAGGGTATCCGCACCACCGCCCATTCCAAGCTGCTGATCGACAACGTGCCCAAGGCGGACGCGACGGTGACGGCGAAGCTGGCGCAATCCGGCATGGTGCTCATGGGCAAGCTTGCCACCCATGAGTTCGCAACCGGCGGTCCGGCCTTCGATCTGCCGTTTCCGCCGGCCCGCAATCCGTGGAACACCGAATGCTTCACCGGGGGGTCCTCGTCCGGCTCGGGTGCCGCGGTCGCCGCCGGCCTGTTGCCGGTGGCCATGGGCAGCGATACCTCGGGCTCGATCCGCGGGCCTTCGGCCTTCTGCGGCGTCGCCGGATTGAAGCCGACCTATGGGCTGGTCAGCCGCGCCGGCGTCGTTCCCCTCGCCTTCTCCCTCGACCATTGCGGGCCTCTGGCGTGGACCGTCGAAGACTGCGCGCTCATCATGGACGCGATCGCCGGCCATGATCCGGCCGACCCAGCCAGCGCCAGGAGAGCCGTGCCGCGCGCCACCAGCGGGCTCAAGGGCGGTGTGGCCGGCATGCGGATCGGCGTCGTCCGCCACTTCTATGAAATGGATATGGAGGCGACGCCGGAAGCCCGCCAGGCGATCGAGGGAGGGCTCAAGGTCCTGAAGCGGCTCGGCGCCAAGCTGGTCGAGGTCAAGCTGCCGCCCTTGTCGGATTGGGATGCGGTCTGCCGCGTCATCCTGCAGGCGGAGGCCTTTGCCATACACGAGCAGGACCTCAAGACCCGGCCGCAAGACTACGCCAAGGTCACCCGCGAGCGACTCGTCTCCGGGGCGATGCTGCGCGCGGTCGACTACATCCAGGCGCTCCGCCGCCGCGCCGAGCTCGTCGCTATCTACGCGGACGCGATGCGCAAGCTCGATGCGCTGGTGACCGGCTGCTCCGGCACGCCGGCGCCGCGCATCGCCGATTTGGTGAAGCTGCCCTCGTTCGGTGTCCGCGGCAAGCTGATCATGAGCCCGTTCAACGTGACGGGCGCGCCCGCGCTCTCCGTGTGTTGCGGCTATTCCAAGGACGGCTTGCCGCTATCGATGCAGATCGCGGGCCAGCCCTTCGAGGACGCAACCGTGCTCCGCGTCGGCCACGCCTATGAGAACGCCACCGAGTGGCGGAGCGTCAGGCCGAAGCTGTAA
- a CDS encoding amidohydrolase/deacetylase family metallohydrolase — MYDFVLKGGRVIDPSQDMDAVADVAFTRGKVAAVGKDLKAPKGQIRDVSGKIVTPGMIDLHTHVYHLGTSIGLDPELTARQGGCTTLIDAGTAGPANFMGFRRHVIEPCPVRVLAYLNISFPGIYAFGFTTMVGECQDIRLMDPAACREVAAANRDLVVGIKVRVGRNASGSNGALPLDMAIEVADDLGMPVMCHLDHPPPSRRDVLDRLRPGDVLTHCFRPFPNAPIDGGKRVRAEILEARARGIYFDVGHGAGSFGFKTGRAMIENGFYPDCISSDVHILSIDGPAYDNLVTLSKFLCMGMPLGDVIRAATSNPAKAVRRPELGTLKPGAAGDAVVIDLVKGKHHYVDVVGETLIGNQRLVSAGMVVAGKWWDDGAESRRQLPKQPSREAAD; from the coding sequence ATGTACGATTTTGTCTTGAAGGGCGGCCGGGTGATCGACCCGAGCCAGGACATGGACGCGGTTGCAGACGTCGCCTTTACCCGCGGCAAGGTGGCTGCGGTCGGCAAGGATCTGAAGGCGCCGAAGGGCCAAATCCGCGACGTCTCCGGCAAGATCGTCACCCCCGGCATGATCGATCTGCACACCCACGTCTACCACCTCGGCACCTCGATCGGGCTGGATCCGGAGCTGACGGCGCGCCAGGGCGGCTGCACCACGCTCATCGATGCCGGGACCGCGGGGCCGGCCAACTTCATGGGCTTCCGCCGCCACGTGATCGAGCCCTGCCCGGTCCGCGTGCTGGCCTATCTCAACATCTCCTTCCCGGGCATCTACGCCTTCGGCTTCACCACCATGGTCGGCGAGTGCCAGGACATCCGCTTGATGGATCCGGCCGCCTGCCGCGAGGTGGCCGCCGCCAACCGCGACCTCGTCGTCGGCATCAAGGTTAGGGTCGGGCGCAACGCCAGCGGCTCGAATGGCGCGCTGCCGCTCGACATGGCGATCGAGGTCGCCGACGATCTCGGCATGCCGGTCATGTGCCATCTCGACCATCCGCCGCCCTCGCGCCGCGACGTGCTCGACCGCCTCCGGCCCGGAGACGTGCTGACCCATTGCTTCCGCCCGTTCCCCAACGCCCCCATCGACGGCGGCAAGCGGGTCAGGGCCGAGATCCTGGAGGCCCGCGCCCGAGGCATCTACTTCGATGTCGGCCACGGCGCCGGGTCTTTCGGTTTCAAGACCGGGCGCGCCATGATCGAGAATGGCTTCTACCCCGACTGCATCTCGAGCGACGTGCATATCCTGTCGATCGACGGGCCGGCCTACGACAATCTGGTGACGCTGTCGAAGTTCCTGTGCATGGGCATGCCGCTCGGCGACGTCATCCGCGCCGCCACCAGCAACCCGGCAAAGGCGGTGCGTCGCCCCGAGCTCGGCACGCTCAAGCCGGGTGCCGCCGGCGATGCGGTCGTCATCGACCTCGTCAAGGGCAAGCACCACTATGTCGACGTGGTCGGCGAGACCCTGATCGGCAATCAGCGGCTGGTCTCGGCCGGCATGGTGGTCGCCGGCAAGTGGTGGGATGATGGCGCCGAAAGCCGACGTCAGCTTCCCAAGCAACCCTCGCGCGAGGCCGCGGATTAG
- a CDS encoding creatininase family protein produces MEIEWSRLKAHELRNLAQRDAIVLVPIGATEQHGPHLPVMVDARLASEVSLRAARIVQESEPIAVLPTIWFGMSEHHMRLGGTITLDFPTMLAVMRCVVRSLTQHGFKRIFVLNGHGGNTAPLEVIVTELTIEFKIPLAYGTYWGIAQGEIAKILERQKALLHACEAETSMMLALHPDLINRDELSQAHGPYIPGASAIAGANPQAYRWRYISTRSPNGVIGEAATATPEKGERLLEAIAGELAAALTTKAFWTAPI; encoded by the coding sequence ATGGAAATCGAGTGGTCGCGCCTGAAGGCGCATGAGCTGCGCAACTTGGCGCAGCGCGACGCGATCGTGCTGGTGCCGATCGGCGCCACCGAGCAGCACGGGCCGCACCTGCCGGTCATGGTCGATGCCAGGCTGGCGAGCGAGGTCTCGCTGCGCGCCGCCCGCATCGTCCAGGAGAGCGAGCCCATCGCCGTGCTGCCCACCATCTGGTTCGGCATGTCCGAGCATCACATGCGCCTGGGCGGCACCATCACGCTCGACTTCCCGACCATGCTGGCGGTCATGCGCTGTGTCGTGCGCTCGCTCACCCAGCACGGCTTCAAGCGCATCTTCGTGCTGAACGGCCATGGCGGAAATACGGCTCCCCTCGAGGTCATCGTCACCGAGCTCACCATCGAGTTCAAGATCCCGCTGGCCTACGGAACCTATTGGGGTATCGCCCAGGGCGAGATCGCGAAGATCCTCGAGCGGCAGAAGGCGCTCCTGCATGCGTGCGAGGCGGAGACCTCGATGATGCTGGCCCTCCATCCCGACCTCATCAATCGGGACGAGCTGAGCCAAGCGCATGGGCCCTATATTCCCGGCGCCTCGGCGATCGCCGGGGCCAATCCTCAGGCCTATCGCTGGCGCTACATCTCGACCCGCTCGCCCAACGGCGTCATCGGCGAGGCCGCCACCGCCACCCCGGAAAAGGGCGAGCGCCTCTTGGAAGCCATCGCCGGCGAGCTGGCCGCGGCCCTCACCACCAAGGCGTTCTGGACGGCGCCGATCTGA